In the genome of Gloeotrichia echinulata CP02, one region contains:
- a CDS encoding GAF domain-containing protein, whose product MTLTSKPDLRATLEQESLLRRITNRIRRTLELEEILTITTAQVRSLVGIDRVIIYKFHGDGSGQVIGESIYQNRLPSLLGLNFPADDIPTHTRELFINSRVRSMVNVDTQQMTQIRLRDWENAEIISEEISYHRADLCHIEYLKAMGVKFTLVVPILHQEQLWGLLVSHHSESYSISQYELEAVQIVVDQLSVAIAQSNLLTQARQTAAKEAIINRIASLLHSQPLIELQPALEEAVAAFSGCGGRLCLKNPALNLHHDKLKSLGDWLETESDYIQVYTCGQQPVISELTKHRLLEQYSVWKEHYQGAESDIWAISDIYKTPSLGNLQVAFQPTKIRSILMIKLQYRQQVLGYLSIFREAIDTETLWAGQFDADKRQRYPRLSFEAWRQFKKAQAREWTTIEIELAQGLGKQFAVAIQQYQLYQQVHAFNANLENQVQERTAQLQQAAEQQRVLFEVVGKIRESLDLDAIFQTTTQEVCQSLQVDRVTVYRFNSDWSGEYIAEFVNEPWIKLVGSNIKTVWEDTYLQETQGGRYRHNETFAVDDIYQVGHADCHIAMLEQFQVKAYAIAPIFSGQKLWGLLAVYQNSAPRHWEAGEVKFMAQIANQLGVALQQAELFNQTRQQAQELTQLLHDLQATQTQLIQTEKMSSLGQLVAGIAHEINNPVNFIYGNLTHVSDYAEDLLGMLELYDKQNLKSSPEICERAEEIDLEFITEDLPKSLSSMKVGIDRIRQIVLGLRNFSRLDEAEMKAVNIHDGIDSSLLILQHRLKAKPDSPAIQLVKEYGDLPLVECYAGQLNQVFMNVLSNAIDALEDYRDSKSEPHSSQITIRTTLKELQGHVPTVVIRIADNGPGIPEAIKARICDPFFTTKPVGKGTGLGLSISYKIIVDKHGGVFKCDSQSGLGTEFSMEIPIRQITKTVLTTDL is encoded by the coding sequence ATGACCCTGACCTCTAAGCCAGACTTGCGGGCAACTCTTGAGCAAGAAAGTTTATTACGCCGCATTACAAACCGTATCCGTCGAACATTAGAATTAGAAGAAATTCTCACAATAACAACGGCACAGGTGCGTTCATTAGTGGGAATTGACCGGGTGATAATTTACAAATTTCATGGTGATGGTAGTGGTCAAGTTATTGGAGAGTCGATTTATCAAAATCGTTTACCTTCCTTATTGGGGCTAAATTTTCCCGCTGATGATATACCTACCCATACCCGCGAACTATTTATCAATTCACGGGTACGTTCAATGGTAAATGTTGACACTCAGCAAATGACTCAGATTCGCCTTCGTGACTGGGAAAATGCAGAAATTATTTCTGAGGAAATCAGTTACCACCGTGCTGATTTATGTCATATTGAATATTTGAAAGCAATGGGGGTAAAATTCACCTTAGTAGTGCCTATTCTCCATCAAGAGCAACTTTGGGGATTACTGGTATCTCATCATTCTGAGTCATATTCGATTTCACAATATGAACTAGAAGCTGTGCAGATTGTAGTTGATCAACTATCAGTGGCGATCGCCCAAAGTAATCTCCTCACTCAAGCTCGCCAAACAGCAGCCAAGGAAGCGATCATCAACCGTATAGCTTCTCTGCTACATTCCCAACCCCTGATTGAGTTACAGCCAGCTTTAGAAGAAGCTGTTGCTGCATTCTCTGGTTGTGGTGGTAGGCTTTGTCTGAAAAATCCAGCGTTGAATCTCCACCATGACAAGCTCAAGAGCTTAGGAGACTGGCTAGAAACAGAAAGCGATTACATTCAAGTTTATACCTGTGGTCAACAACCTGTAATCTCAGAATTGACAAAACATCGGCTTTTGGAGCAATATTCTGTCTGGAAGGAGCATTACCAGGGTGCTGAATCGGATATTTGGGCAATTTCAGATATCTATAAAACCCCTAGTTTGGGAAATTTGCAAGTTGCTTTCCAGCCAACAAAAATTCGCAGCATATTAATGATAAAACTTCAGTACCGTCAGCAGGTGCTGGGATACTTAAGCATTTTTCGAGAAGCAATAGACACAGAAACCCTATGGGCTGGTCAGTTTGACGCGGATAAACGACAACGTTATCCGCGTCTATCGTTTGAAGCTTGGCGACAATTTAAAAAGGCACAAGCCCGCGAATGGACTACTATAGAAATTGAATTGGCTCAAGGACTGGGTAAACAATTTGCCGTCGCAATTCAGCAATATCAATTATACCAACAGGTACATGCTTTCAATGCTAATTTAGAAAATCAAGTCCAAGAGCGCACAGCTCAACTACAACAAGCAGCAGAACAACAACGAGTCTTATTTGAAGTAGTTGGAAAAATCCGGGAATCTCTTGACTTAGATGCAATTTTTCAGACGACCACCCAAGAAGTTTGTCAATCATTGCAAGTTGATCGAGTTACAGTCTATCGTTTCAATTCTGATTGGAGTGGTGAATATATTGCCGAATTTGTTAATGAACCCTGGATAAAACTAGTAGGGTCAAATATCAAAACAGTTTGGGAAGATACCTATTTGCAGGAAACCCAAGGTGGACGGTATCGCCATAATGAAACCTTTGCCGTGGATGATATTTATCAAGTAGGTCACGCTGATTGCCATATTGCCATGCTAGAGCAATTTCAGGTCAAAGCCTATGCGATCGCCCCGATATTTAGCGGACAGAAACTTTGGGGGTTACTCGCAGTTTATCAAAATTCTGCACCCCGCCACTGGGAAGCTGGCGAAGTTAAATTTATGGCTCAGATTGCGAATCAACTTGGGGTAGCACTCCAGCAAGCTGAGTTATTCAATCAGACTAGACAGCAAGCTCAAGAGCTAACTCAATTACTACATGATCTACAAGCAACTCAAACCCAACTGATCCAAACTGAGAAAATGTCCTCCTTGGGTCAATTGGTAGCAGGTATTGCCCACGAAATTAACAACCCAGTGAATTTTATTTATGGTAATCTCACTCATGTGAGCGATTATGCCGAAGATTTACTTGGTATGTTGGAACTTTATGACAAGCAAAACCTTAAATCCAGCCCTGAGATTTGCGAGCGTGCAGAAGAGATTGATTTGGAATTTATCACTGAGGATTTACCCAAAAGTCTATCTTCGATGAAGGTAGGGATTGATCGGATTCGCCAGATTGTCTTGGGTTTACGGAATTTCTCTCGCCTTGATGAAGCTGAAATGAAAGCTGTGAATATTCACGACGGGATTGATAGTAGTCTGCTGATTTTGCAGCATCGCTTAAAAGCAAAACCAGACAGTCCCGCTATTCAGCTAGTCAAAGAGTACGGCGACCTTCCTTTAGTAGAATGTTATGCTGGACAACTCAATCAGGTTTTCATGAATGTTTTGAGTAATGCGATCGATGCGCTTGAGGATTACAGGGACTCTAAATCAGAACCGCATAGTAGCCAAATTACCATCCGTACTACTTTAAAAGAGCTTCAAGGTCATGTTCCCACTGTGGTGATTCGCATTGCTGACAATGGCCCTGGAATTCCCGAAGCCATTAAAGCCAGAATATGTGACCCATTTTTCACAACAAAGCCAGTAGGAAAGGGTACTGGCTTGGGGTTGTCAATTAGTTACAAGATTATAGTCGATAAACACGGTGGTGTCTTTAAATGTGATTCCCAGTCAGGGTTAGGCACAGAATTTTCGATGGAAATTCCCATCAGGCAAATCACCAAAACAGTTCTGACTACTGATTTATAG
- a CDS encoding TRC40/GET3/ArsA family transport-energizing ATPase, whose translation MRVILMTGKGGVGKTSVAAATGLRCAELGYRTLVLSTDPAHSLADSFDLELGHAAKQIRPNLWGAELDALLELEGNWGAVKRYITQVLQARGLDGIQAEELAILPGMDEIFGLVRMKRHYDEGEYDVLIIDSAPTGTALRLLSLPEVGGWYMRRFYKPFQNISVALRPLVEPIFRPIAGFSLPNKEVMDAPYEFYEQIEALEKVLTDNTQTSVRLVTNPEKMVIKESLRAHAYLSLYNVATDLVVANRIIPEEVQDPFFQRWKENQSQYRQEIHDNFHPLPVKEVPLFSEEMCGLAALERLKETLYKDEDPTQVYYKETTIRVVQENNQYSLELYLPGIPKSQVQLSKTGDELNITIGNHRRNLVLPQALAALQPAGAKMEEDYLKIRFADSVKV comes from the coding sequence ATGCGTGTAATTTTAATGACCGGCAAAGGTGGTGTAGGTAAAACCTCTGTTGCTGCTGCAACTGGACTGCGTTGCGCTGAACTAGGGTATCGTACACTGGTTTTGAGTACAGATCCGGCTCACTCCTTAGCAGATAGTTTTGACTTGGAACTAGGACACGCAGCCAAACAGATTCGCCCAAATTTGTGGGGTGCGGAACTAGATGCGCTGCTGGAACTAGAGGGAAACTGGGGTGCGGTGAAGCGCTATATTACTCAAGTTTTACAGGCCAGGGGTTTAGATGGGATACAGGCGGAAGAATTGGCAATTTTGCCTGGGATGGATGAGATTTTTGGCTTAGTCAGAATGAAACGCCATTATGATGAAGGGGAGTATGATGTCTTAATTATCGACTCAGCCCCCACCGGCACAGCACTACGTCTGCTGAGTTTACCGGAAGTTGGCGGCTGGTATATGCGCCGCTTTTACAAACCCTTTCAAAATATCTCGGTAGCACTTAGACCTCTGGTTGAACCTATTTTTAGACCCATCGCTGGTTTTTCGTTACCAAACAAAGAGGTGATGGATGCACCTTATGAATTTTATGAACAAATTGAAGCTCTGGAAAAAGTCTTAACTGATAATACTCAAACCTCAGTGCGCCTAGTTACCAACCCCGAAAAGATGGTGATTAAGGAATCGCTTCGCGCACATGCTTATCTAAGTTTGTACAATGTTGCGACAGATTTAGTAGTAGCTAATCGCATCATTCCCGAGGAAGTGCAAGACCCATTTTTCCAACGGTGGAAAGAAAACCAAAGCCAATATCGTCAAGAAATTCATGACAACTTTCACCCTTTACCTGTGAAGGAAGTGCCTCTTTTTTCTGAAGAAATGTGCGGTTTGGCAGCTTTAGAAAGGCTGAAGGAAACGCTCTACAAAGATGAAGACCCCACCCAGGTTTATTATAAAGAAACAACAATTCGGGTAGTTCAAGAGAACAACCAATACAGCTTAGAACTTTACTTACCTGGAATTCCTAAAAGCCAGGTTCAACTGAGTAAGACTGGGGACGAATTAAACATTACCATTGGCAACCATCGCCGTAATTTAGTATTGCCCCAAGCCTTAGCAGCACTGCAACCTGCAGGTGCAAAGATGGAAGAAGACTATCTCAAAATCCGCTTTGCTGACAGTGTGAAAGTTTAG
- a CDS encoding transposase: MKTSYQYKIKPTKEQSAKIDKTLEMLRCQYNYLLAQRFDWYEMNRCPIDRCPLICHIPELKEQPLYYNQKASLVQLKVDRPWYKEIHSQVLQEVPKRVELAFDRWLKGDVNGKKSGRPRFKGKGQYKTFTYAQFKQRNFVNNKITLSKIGDVKVIVHRPIPDGLKIKTASVTKKADGYYVSLSLEDSTVPTIKPDFNPESITGIDMGLKEFLTTADGETVAIPQHYRKAQKRLRVIQKRVSRRKKGSNRRQKAVKKLGRQHKKVADKRKDFHFKTANNLLKKYDVIAHEDLNIKGISRSRLSKSVHDAGWGNFLSILTNKAGNAGLLVIPVNPKNTSQDCSNCGAKVPKKLHERWHNCPHCGCSLDRDHNAAINIKNRAVGHSVLKAKSLLSDSRIVLEAYTVCVASV; this comes from the coding sequence ATGAAGACATCATACCAGTACAAAATCAAGCCAACTAAAGAGCAATCAGCGAAAATAGATAAAACATTAGAAATGCTGCGTTGTCAGTATAATTATTTGTTGGCTCAAAGGTTTGACTGGTATGAAATGAATCGCTGCCCTATTGATAGATGTCCATTAATTTGTCACATACCAGAATTAAAAGAACAACCATTATACTACAATCAAAAAGCGTCTTTGGTTCAACTGAAAGTTGATAGACCTTGGTACAAAGAAATTCACTCTCAAGTGTTACAGGAAGTTCCTAAAAGAGTTGAATTAGCTTTTGACAGATGGTTAAAGGGTGACGTTAATGGCAAAAAGTCTGGTAGACCTAGATTCAAGGGTAAAGGTCAATATAAGACTTTTACTTACGCACAATTTAAGCAACGTAATTTTGTTAACAACAAAATTACGTTGTCAAAGATAGGGGACGTGAAAGTTATTGTTCATCGACCTATCCCAGATGGCTTGAAAATCAAAACCGCTTCTGTAACTAAAAAAGCTGATGGTTATTATGTGTCCCTCAGCTTGGAAGATAGTACAGTTCCTACAATTAAACCTGACTTTAACCCAGAGTCTATAACTGGTATTGACATGGGATTAAAAGAGTTTTTGACGACTGCTGATGGTGAAACAGTAGCTATTCCTCAACACTATCGCAAAGCGCAAAAACGTTTGAGAGTTATCCAAAAGCGTGTTTCCCGACGTAAAAAAGGTAGTAATCGTAGACAAAAAGCTGTTAAAAAATTGGGTAGACAGCATAAAAAAGTTGCTGACAAGCGCAAAGACTTCCATTTTAAAACTGCTAACAACTTACTGAAAAAATATGACGTAATTGCACATGAAGATTTAAACATCAAAGGAATTTCAAGGTCTAGACTTTCTAAATCTGTACATGATGCTGGTTGGGGCAACTTTTTATCAATACTAACAAACAAAGCCGGAAATGCTGGTTTGTTGGTAATACCTGTTAATCCCAAGAACACATCCCAAGATTGCTCTAATTGTGGCGCAAAAGTCCCTAAAAAGCTACACGAAAGATGGCACAACTGCCCACATTGCGGATGCAGTCTTGACCGTGACCATAATGCTGCAATCAATATAAAAAATAGGGCGGTAGGGCATTCCGTTCTTAAAGCCAAGAGCCTCCTAAGCGATAGCCGGATTGTCTTGGAAGCCTACACTGTATGCGTTGCATCAGTGTAG
- a CDS encoding DUF2358 domain-containing protein, whose translation MDIVQILKDDYQRFPINQTYSIYAAEVYFQDPLNKFRGVERYKKMINFIQTWFLNPKMDLHDIQTEGDTIKTEWTLSWNTPLPWKPRISISGWSELRLNAENLIVSHIDYWYCSQLDVLKQHFFG comes from the coding sequence ATGGATATAGTTCAAATTCTCAAAGACGACTATCAAAGATTTCCCATTAATCAAACTTACAGCATTTACGCCGCAGAAGTTTATTTTCAAGATCCACTAAATAAATTTCGTGGCGTTGAACGTTACAAAAAGATGATTAATTTCATCCAAACTTGGTTTTTAAATCCCAAAATGGACTTACACGATATTCAAACAGAGGGAGACACAATAAAAACTGAGTGGACACTCAGCTGGAATACTCCCCTCCCCTGGAAACCACGGATCTCTATCTCCGGTTGGAGTGAATTACGCCTGAATGCAGAAAATTTGATTGTTTCCCACATAGATTATTGGTACTGTTCACAACTCGATGTCCTGAAGCAGCATTTCTTTGGGTGA
- a CDS encoding RNA-directed DNA polymerase, translating into MTFSETLWDRFLTYDNFLLAWQRTVNVTSRMIIDELGFKIFAFNLEANLKDLIRQVKAEDFPYTPLADHKVYVPKPSTTLRTMSLMAVPDVIVYQALVNVIADESHQYLVTHQNQHIFGNIYAGSGKRWMLRPWKQQYNKFVNSVERLYRQGNSWIASTDIVSFYDTIDHERLIQIIWKYCGSRRDSKFENLLRECLSKWSAHTADVKMSRGIPQGGHASDLLANLFLYELDKIMICQGYHYVRYVDDIRILGRDKQTVQQGLILFDLELKRAGLVAQVTKTSIHEIEDINKEITHLRFIITDPTGTGEYTLIKEPSISQSEQAELAADYVKKTNTNTDTIDEETKVSHISTDSDEDTDDDFEEEEDSKRYSSNKNFNIDITENKKLQEQLREIFLEAYSLLDNSDKSKEAESNITFCLYRLEPDEPIREKILDLLDRLPWRSEAICCCLGRFKNDSFIVEKLQNFINKHKVYSWHRANSLWSLYQISGAKNTAFICREWLADTRLDWYARMIAARILGKLPGQHSYFMECLQQEQHNSKDDPESSSLLRQELAYSAFQRIKSHNKLLALFRLICTDKSPVMHRLAIYLLQMNKCRVTWDDLKPYHQEMSKLSDLVKSVGLSSDAPKICFIYQTLSTIYKVSFSSSNLCLFYGVHYERSVEHLRESVSSYHKSPNAYIRTFHQFAHLTLIAFYEYTFPLESGLHDGYASLTDRKVFTTSLPNSYQIWKDLGSMRNRVDHPVDKKTKSHSQKITFEETEFFRKKLNVALQEIFNFWLNSSPVTTSVPVSTT; encoded by the coding sequence ATGACATTTAGTGAAACTCTCTGGGATAGATTTCTGACTTACGATAATTTTCTGCTTGCTTGGCAAAGAACGGTAAATGTTACTAGCCGTATGATTATTGATGAGTTGGGCTTTAAAATATTTGCTTTTAATCTTGAAGCTAATCTCAAAGATTTAATAAGGCAAGTAAAAGCGGAAGATTTTCCCTATACACCGCTAGCAGATCATAAAGTATATGTTCCAAAACCATCAACTACATTGAGAACAATGTCACTCATGGCTGTACCTGATGTTATTGTTTATCAAGCTCTTGTTAATGTTATTGCTGACGAAAGTCATCAATATCTAGTGACTCACCAGAATCAGCATATTTTTGGTAATATTTATGCTGGTTCTGGTAAACGCTGGATGCTCCGTCCCTGGAAACAACAATATAATAAATTTGTTAATTCTGTTGAAAGATTATATCGTCAGGGTAATTCTTGGATTGCTTCAACAGATATTGTATCTTTTTATGACACTATTGACCATGAGAGACTTATTCAGATTATATGGAAATATTGTGGCTCTAGAAGAGATAGTAAATTTGAAAATCTCTTGAGAGAATGTCTTTCAAAATGGTCAGCACATACAGCAGATGTAAAAATGAGTCGTGGAATTCCTCAAGGTGGTCATGCTTCTGATTTATTAGCAAATTTATTTTTATATGAACTTGATAAGATAATGATTTGTCAAGGATATCATTATGTACGTTATGTAGACGATATACGTATTCTAGGACGTGATAAGCAAACTGTTCAGCAAGGACTAATTCTTTTTGATTTAGAACTTAAGCGGGCTGGATTAGTGGCTCAGGTTACAAAAACTAGTATTCATGAAATCGAGGATATAAATAAAGAAATTACACATTTACGCTTTATAATTACAGATCCCACAGGAACAGGAGAATATACCCTAATTAAAGAGCCTTCTATTTCTCAAAGTGAACAGGCTGAATTGGCAGCAGATTATGTTAAAAAAACAAATACAAATACAGATACTATAGACGAAGAAACAAAAGTATCACATATTTCTACGGATTCAGACGAAGATACCGATGATGATTTTGAAGAAGAAGAGGATAGCAAAAGATACTCTTCAAATAAAAATTTCAATATAGATATAACTGAAAATAAAAAACTACAAGAGCAATTGCGGGAGATATTTTTAGAAGCTTATTCACTTCTAGATAATTCAGACAAAAGTAAAGAAGCAGAATCAAATATCACATTTTGCTTGTATCGGCTAGAACCTGATGAGCCAATACGTGAGAAAATATTAGATTTACTTGACAGGTTGCCTTGGCGTTCTGAAGCTATATGTTGTTGTTTAGGGCGTTTTAAAAATGATTCATTTATTGTAGAAAAATTACAAAATTTTATAAATAAACATAAGGTATATTCTTGGCATCGTGCTAATTCACTATGGTCTTTATATCAGATTAGTGGAGCTAAAAATACTGCATTTATATGCCGAGAATGGCTAGCTGATACTCGCTTAGACTGGTATGCCAGAATGATAGCTGCACGAATATTAGGAAAACTTCCTGGTCAACATTCCTATTTTATGGAATGCTTGCAACAAGAACAGCATAATAGTAAAGATGATCCGGAATCTTCATCACTGCTCAGACAAGAATTAGCTTATAGTGCTTTTCAGAGGATTAAATCACATAATAAGCTTTTAGCATTATTTCGCTTAATTTGTACTGATAAAAGCCCTGTAATGCACAGATTAGCTATTTATCTTCTACAAATGAATAAATGTAGAGTTACCTGGGATGATTTAAAGCCATACCACCAAGAAATGAGCAAGCTATCAGATTTAGTTAAATCTGTTGGCTTATCATCAGATGCTCCGAAAATATGCTTTATCTACCAAACGCTTTCAACTATATATAAAGTTTCATTTTCATCCAGCAATCTTTGTCTGTTTTATGGCGTGCATTACGAAAGATCTGTCGAGCATTTACGAGAATCTGTGAGTAGTTATCATAAATCACCTAATGCCTATATCAGAACTTTTCATCAATTTGCACATCTTACTTTAATTGCTTTTTATGAATACACTTTTCCCTTAGAATCAGGATTACATGACGGTTATGCATCTCTCACAGACAGAAAAGTTTTTACCACTTCCCTTCCAAACAGCTACCAAATTTGGAAAGACCTTGGCTCTATGCGGAACCGTGTTGATCATCCAGTAGATAAAAAAACAAAATCACACTCACAAAAGATTACTTTTGAAGAAACGGAATTTTTTCGTAAAAAACTCAATGTTGCTCTCCAAGAAATTTTTAATTTTTGGCTAAATTCATCACCTGTGACTACTTCTGTTCCTGTATCAACAACATGA
- the hisIE gene encoding bifunctional phosphoribosyl-AMP cyclohydrolase/phosphoribosyl-ATP diphosphatase HisIE, which yields MFSTDPHSLHHAIPVEKIRYDEQGLVPAIVQDYLDGTILMMAWMNQESLQKTLETGETWFWSRSRQELWHKGATSGHIQKVQSIRYDCDSDALLIGIEQVGDIACHTGERSCFHQVDGQIVPPPGDTLSQLFQVICDRRDHPNENSYTCKLFAGGDNKILKKIGEETAEVVMAFKDDDEDAIAGEVADLLYHTLVALAHHQVDLKAVYRKLQERRQ from the coding sequence ATGTTTTCTACCGATCCGCATTCACTCCACCACGCCATTCCTGTAGAAAAAATTCGCTACGATGAACAGGGTTTAGTGCCAGCAATCGTCCAAGATTATCTAGATGGCACTATCTTGATGATGGCGTGGATGAACCAGGAGTCATTACAAAAGACTTTGGAAACTGGTGAAACTTGGTTTTGGAGTCGTTCCCGTCAGGAGTTGTGGCACAAGGGGGCGACTTCTGGGCATATTCAAAAGGTGCAGAGTATCCGTTATGACTGTGATAGTGATGCCCTACTAATTGGCATAGAACAGGTAGGAGATATTGCCTGTCACACTGGTGAGCGTAGCTGTTTTCATCAAGTAGATGGGCAAATTGTGCCACCACCAGGGGATACATTATCTCAATTATTTCAGGTAATTTGCGATCGCCGTGACCACCCCAATGAAAATTCCTATACTTGTAAGTTATTTGCCGGCGGTGATAACAAGATTTTGAAAAAGATCGGTGAGGAAACGGCTGAGGTGGTAATGGCGTTTAAGGATGATGATGAAGACGCGATCGCGGGGGAGGTTGCTGATTTATTATATCATACGCTGGTGGCTTTAGCTCATCATCAAGTTGATTTGAAGGCAGTTTATCGCAAGTTGCAAGAGCGTCGTCAATAA
- a CDS encoding ChaB family protein produces MLYKSNQDLPLEIRSLLSEAYQDLYRAAYNSALHWYGEAAKAHQVALSAVKMQSAMERVIS; encoded by the coding sequence ATGTTATACAAGTCAAATCAAGACTTGCCTTTAGAGATTCGGAGTTTATTATCTGAGGCATATCAGGATCTTTACCGGGCTGCTTATAACTCGGCGCTCCATTGGTATGGTGAAGCCGCTAAAGCACATCAGGTCGCTTTGAGTGCTGTCAAGATGCAATCGGCGATGGAAAGGGTAATTTCCTAG
- the hemL gene encoding glutamate-1-semialdehyde 2,1-aminomutase translates to MVNTTIKTTKSQEIFAAAQSLMPGGVSSPVRAFKSVGGQPIVFDRVKGAYIWDVDGNQYIDYVGTWGPAICGHAHPEVIAALHEALEKGTSFGAPSALENILAEMVIAAVPSIEMVRFVNSGTEACMAVLRLMRAFTNREKVIKFEGCYHGHADMFLVKAGSGVATLGLPDSPGVPKSATINTLTAPFNDLEAVTALFEQNRDEIAGVILEPVVGNAGFIAPDAGFLEGLRELTHEHGALLVFDEVMTGFRIAYGGAQQKFGITPDLTTLGKVIGGGLPVGAYGGRRDIMSMIAPAGPVYQAGTLSGNPLAMTAGIKTLELLQKPGTYEYLDQITKKLADGLLKVAHETGHAACVGHISAMFGLFFTSGPVHQYEDAKKSDTAKFGRFHRGMLERGIYLAPSQFEAGFTSLAHTEADIEQTLTVAREVLSGL, encoded by the coding sequence GTGGTAAATACAACGATTAAAACGACAAAATCACAAGAAATCTTCGCCGCAGCCCAAAGCCTGATGCCAGGAGGAGTTAGTTCCCCAGTGCGTGCGTTCAAATCTGTGGGCGGTCAACCCATCGTTTTTGATCGCGTCAAAGGAGCATACATTTGGGATGTAGATGGCAACCAATACATCGACTATGTAGGCACTTGGGGACCGGCTATCTGCGGTCACGCCCATCCAGAAGTGATTGCAGCGCTGCATGAAGCCTTAGAAAAAGGTACTAGCTTCGGCGCACCTTCAGCCCTAGAAAATATCTTGGCAGAAATGGTGATCGCTGCCGTTCCTAGCATCGAAATGGTAAGATTTGTTAACTCCGGCACAGAAGCCTGTATGGCTGTGCTGCGATTAATGCGGGCTTTCACTAACCGGGAAAAAGTCATCAAATTTGAAGGCTGTTACCACGGTCACGCCGATATGTTCCTAGTCAAGGCTGGTTCTGGTGTCGCCACACTTGGCCTACCTGACTCGCCGGGAGTACCAAAATCCGCAACTATCAACACACTAACCGCTCCTTTCAATGATTTAGAAGCAGTCACTGCCTTATTTGAGCAAAACCGTGACGAGATTGCTGGTGTCATTCTTGAGCCAGTCGTCGGGAATGCCGGTTTTATTGCTCCTGATGCAGGCTTCCTCGAAGGCTTACGGGAACTCACCCATGAGCATGGAGCCTTATTAGTCTTTGATGAAGTCATGACAGGCTTCCGCATTGCTTACGGTGGCGCTCAACAGAAATTTGGCATCACCCCCGATTTGACAACCTTGGGTAAAGTGATTGGTGGTGGCTTACCAGTAGGAGCCTACGGTGGTCGTCGCGATATCATGTCAATGATTGCACCGGCTGGCCCTGTGTATCAAGCGGGGACTCTTTCTGGTAATCCTTTGGCGATGACCGCTGGGATTAAAACCCTAGAATTGCTGCAAAAACCTGGTACTTATGAGTATTTAGATCAGATTACGAAAAAACTTGCAGATGGCTTGCTGAAAGTTGCTCATGAAACTGGTCATGCGGCTTGCGTTGGTCACATTAGCGCCATGTTTGGCTTATTTTTCACAAGTGGGCCAGTTCATCAGTACGAGGATGCGAAAAAATCCGATACAGCCAAATTTGGCCGCTTCCATCGCGGGATGCTAGAGCGGGGTATTTACCTTGCACCATCTCAGTTTGAGGCTGGATTTACTTCTTTAGCTCATACTGAGGCTGATATTGAGCAGACTTTAACTGTTGCCAGGGAAGTCCTGTCTGGGTTGTAA